The Gordonibacter urolithinfaciens genome contains a region encoding:
- a CDS encoding glutamine synthetase III, whose translation MARVSDTYGSMVFNEHTMQERLPSATYKSLLKTMKQGEPLEIEVANVVAHAMKEWAIEKGATHFTHWFQPLSGITSEKHDSFLDPVSDGRAIMSFSGKELISGESDASSFPSGGLRATFEARGYTAWDPTSYAFVKDEVLCIPTAFCSYTGEALDKKTPLLRSMSAIEEQANRVLALFGWEPQRVVPTVGAEQEYFLISEKDYAKRQDLVMCGRTLFGYAPCKGQELEEHYFGAIRPTVNEFMKELDDELWALGVPARTKHNEVAPAQHELAPIFTNANRGVDENLLTMEKMRLLASHYGLVCLLHEKPFEGINGSGKHNNWSLSASKNLFDPGESPMDNLRFLVFLTAVIQAVDDYQELLRMSVASAGNDHRLGADEAPPAIVSIFLGDELDAIVDALVDDHEYESAEKVAMDLGVDVLPNFLKDNTDRNRTSPFAFTGNKFEFRMPGSNVNLSDANMILNTAVAKSFKDFADAMEGKEGDEFETATIAYIRKTLKAHRRIIFNGNGYAEEWEREAERRGLANHRTTADALPCFVDPKSIALFEGLGVLSEAEVRSRYEVKLEKYNKLLNIEARTMKRMVRRAYLPAINDYAAEVARGITAVRAAAADAEVGQQEALLHKLLAGVKEIDAQLQALDAAHHAALGLPDQQQRANKYAHEIVPIMEKLRAAVDEMEVVTDRDHWPVPTYNDMLFYV comes from the coding sequence ATGGCACGAGTTTCGGATACGTACGGCTCGATGGTGTTCAACGAGCACACGATGCAGGAGCGTCTGCCCTCGGCGACGTACAAGAGCCTGCTCAAGACCATGAAGCAAGGCGAGCCGCTGGAGATAGAGGTGGCCAACGTCGTAGCCCACGCCATGAAGGAGTGGGCCATCGAGAAGGGCGCCACGCACTTCACGCACTGGTTCCAGCCGCTCTCCGGCATCACGTCCGAGAAGCACGACAGCTTCCTCGACCCGGTGAGCGACGGCCGCGCCATCATGAGCTTCTCCGGCAAGGAGCTCATCTCGGGCGAGTCCGACGCTTCCAGCTTCCCCTCCGGCGGCCTGCGCGCCACGTTCGAGGCCCGCGGCTACACGGCGTGGGACCCCACCTCCTATGCGTTCGTGAAGGACGAGGTGCTGTGCATCCCCACCGCGTTCTGCTCCTACACCGGCGAGGCGCTCGACAAGAAGACGCCGCTTCTGCGCTCCATGAGCGCCATCGAGGAGCAGGCGAACCGCGTGCTCGCGCTGTTCGGCTGGGAGCCGCAGCGCGTCGTGCCCACGGTGGGCGCCGAGCAGGAGTACTTCCTCATCTCCGAGAAGGACTACGCCAAGCGGCAGGACCTCGTGATGTGCGGCCGCACGCTGTTCGGCTACGCCCCGTGCAAGGGCCAGGAGCTGGAGGAGCACTACTTCGGCGCCATCCGCCCCACGGTGAACGAGTTCATGAAGGAGCTCGACGACGAGCTGTGGGCCCTCGGCGTGCCGGCGCGCACGAAGCACAACGAGGTGGCCCCCGCGCAGCACGAGCTGGCGCCCATCTTCACGAACGCGAACCGTGGCGTGGACGAGAACCTGCTCACCATGGAGAAGATGCGCCTTCTGGCGTCGCACTACGGCCTGGTGTGCCTGCTGCACGAGAAGCCGTTCGAGGGCATCAACGGCTCCGGCAAGCACAACAACTGGTCGCTGTCGGCCAGCAAGAACCTGTTCGACCCGGGCGAGAGCCCCATGGACAACCTGCGCTTCCTCGTGTTCCTCACCGCGGTGATCCAGGCGGTGGACGACTACCAGGAGCTGCTGCGCATGTCGGTGGCCTCCGCCGGCAACGACCATCGCCTCGGCGCCGACGAGGCGCCCCCGGCCATCGTGTCCATCTTCCTGGGCGACGAGCTGGACGCCATCGTGGATGCGCTCGTGGACGACCACGAGTACGAGAGCGCCGAGAAAGTGGCCATGGACCTGGGCGTGGACGTGCTGCCGAACTTCCTGAAGGACAACACCGACCGCAACCGCACCTCGCCGTTCGCGTTCACGGGCAACAAGTTCGAGTTCCGCATGCCCGGCTCGAACGTGAACCTGTCCGACGCGAACATGATCCTGAACACCGCCGTGGCGAAGAGCTTCAAGGACTTCGCCGACGCCATGGAGGGCAAGGAGGGCGACGAGTTCGAGACGGCCACCATCGCCTACATCCGCAAGACGCTCAAGGCCCACCGGCGCATCATCTTCAACGGCAACGGCTATGCGGAAGAATGGGAGCGCGAGGCCGAGCGCCGCGGGCTGGCGAACCACCGCACCACGGCCGATGCGCTGCCGTGCTTCGTGGACCCGAAGAGCATCGCGCTGTTCGAAGGGCTCGGGGTGCTTTCCGAGGCCGAGGTCCGCAGCCGCTACGAGGTGAAGCTGGAGAAGTACAACAAGCTGCTGAACATCGAGGCCCGCACCATGAAGCGCATGGTGCGCCGCGCCTACCTCCCCGCCATCAACGACTACGCCGCCGAGGTGGCGCGCGGCATCACGGCCGTCCGAGCCGCGGCCGCCGATGCCGAGGTGGGCCAGCAGGAGGCCCTGCTGCACAAGCTGCTCGCCGGCGTGAAGGAGATCGACGCCCAGCTGCAGGCGCTCGACGCCGCGCACCACGCCGCCCTTGGGCTGCCCGACCAGCAGCAGCGCGCGAACAAGTACGCCCACGAGATCGTGCCCATCATGGAGAAGCTGCGCGCCGCCGTGGACGAGATGGAGGTCGTCACCGACCGCGACCACTGGCCGGTGCCCACCTACAACGACATGCTGTTCTACGTGTAG
- a CDS encoding MFS transporter, with product MKNFDRGVYRAVLKVREAYAFDAGGILMRVYAYMATIGSISMLTLAGYSFFLAGTVSSTIALATFLISPRVSKLVDERGQHAVVPKAAVVTLVGLALMLATVSLGGPIALCYVAAVLMGFIPNAQALTRARWTYLVRSGRLGEDAPTLKTVFSYEGIIDDVAFMVGPAASIALAAALFPAAGMLAGGVCFAVGVVVLTLSRSTEPTVGSVGAGEPPKHRRSIIATSSVVRVLFALMFFLGAFYGVFDTATVSLAEDVGNPSAASVILIVAACVSIASGFLFGMIRLTIPQYVQLAAVSLLVGCAYGTMVFIGSIESLFVVSTVAAMFYAPFFITANATCERMVPGDRLTEAITWMNSGSICGLAFGPTLGGALIDQLGTTASFGFGAVLAVMVPVIAFACLPLLKRHER from the coding sequence GTGAAGAATTTCGACCGCGGGGTGTACCGCGCGGTTCTCAAGGTGAGGGAGGCCTACGCGTTCGACGCGGGCGGCATCCTCATGCGCGTGTACGCCTACATGGCAACCATCGGGTCCATCTCCATGCTGACGCTGGCGGGGTACTCGTTCTTCCTCGCGGGCACGGTGTCGTCCACCATCGCGCTGGCCACGTTCCTCATCTCGCCGCGCGTCTCCAAGCTGGTGGACGAGCGCGGCCAGCACGCGGTGGTGCCGAAGGCGGCGGTGGTCACGCTCGTGGGGCTCGCCCTCATGCTGGCAACCGTGAGCCTGGGCGGGCCCATCGCGCTGTGCTACGTGGCCGCCGTGCTCATGGGGTTCATCCCCAATGCCCAGGCGCTCACGCGCGCCCGCTGGACGTACCTGGTGCGCTCGGGCCGGCTGGGCGAGGACGCCCCCACGCTGAAGACCGTGTTCTCCTACGAGGGCATCATCGACGACGTTGCCTTCATGGTGGGGCCGGCGGCCTCCATCGCCCTGGCCGCGGCCCTCTTTCCGGCGGCCGGCATGCTGGCGGGCGGCGTGTGCTTCGCCGTGGGCGTCGTGGTGCTCACGCTCTCCCGATCGACCGAGCCCACGGTGGGAAGCGTTGGCGCCGGGGAGCCCCCGAAGCACCGTCGCAGCATCATCGCCACCTCGTCGGTCGTGCGCGTGCTGTTTGCGCTTATGTTCTTCCTCGGCGCGTTCTACGGGGTGTTCGACACGGCCACCGTGTCGCTCGCCGAGGACGTGGGGAACCCGTCGGCCGCCAGCGTCATCCTCATCGTGGCCGCGTGCGTGTCCATTGCGTCCGGGTTCCTGTTCGGCATGATCCGCCTGACCATACCGCAGTACGTCCAGCTCGCGGCCGTGAGCCTTCTGGTGGGGTGCGCCTACGGCACCATGGTGTTCATCGGGTCCATCGAGTCGCTGTTCGTGGTGTCCACCGTGGCGGCGATGTTCTACGCGCCGTTCTTCATCACGGCGAACGCCACCTGCGAGCGCATGGTGCCGGGCGACCGCCTGACCGAGGCCATCACCTGGATGAACTCCGGGAGCATCTGCGGCCTGGCGTTCGGGCCCACCCTGGGCGGCGCGCTCATCGACCAGCTGGGAACCACGGCCAGCTTCGGCTTCGGCGCCGTGCTGGCCGTGATGGTGCCCGTCATCGCGTTCGCGTGCCTGCCCCTGCTGAAGCGGCACGAACGGTAG
- a CDS encoding response regulator transcription factor: MRRRLVLADDHALFRSGLKMILEKDRDIEIVGEASCGKEAVELVRDACGAVDLVILDINMPDMDGIEVAEAIRAFNGKVGILMVTMYEDEAYLKAALKAGANGYVTKQAVDEELITAVNAILVGRTYIYPTLAALLFDDSPESEEGASANPDVLSSREKEVLRYLALGYTQREIGEALFISEKTVETYKSRLLAKLGLEKRSELVRYAFEKGIVDL, encoded by the coding sequence ATGAGACGTAGGCTCGTTTTGGCCGATGACCATGCGCTTTTCCGGTCGGGCCTCAAGATGATCTTGGAAAAGGACCGGGATATCGAGATCGTCGGGGAGGCATCGTGCGGCAAGGAGGCGGTGGAGCTTGTACGCGATGCCTGCGGCGCCGTCGATCTGGTGATCCTCGATATCAACATGCCCGACATGGACGGCATCGAAGTTGCGGAAGCCATTCGTGCCTTCAATGGGAAAGTGGGCATTCTCATGGTTACGATGTACGAAGACGAGGCCTATTTGAAGGCAGCTCTCAAAGCCGGCGCCAACGGCTACGTGACCAAACAGGCTGTTGACGAGGAGCTTATCACCGCCGTGAATGCCATTCTCGTTGGCCGCACGTACATCTATCCGACGCTGGCCGCCCTGCTGTTCGATGATTCTCCTGAAAGCGAAGAAGGGGCCAGCGCAAACCCCGACGTGCTGAGCTCACGTGAAAAGGAGGTTCTCCGCTATCTTGCGCTCGGGTACACGCAACGCGAGATCGGAGAAGCCTTGTTCATAAGCGAGAAAACGGTGGAAACGTACAAGAGCCGGTTGCTGGCGAAACTCGGTCTCGAGAAGCGCTCCGAGCTCGTCCGCTACGCATTCGAGAAGGGGATCGTCGACTTGTAG
- a CDS encoding ATP-binding protein has protein sequence MIKTITGAVRNASLQMKMFSLTAAVVVAVAACSFAWMQSALSGSLSLQVESRARALATYVASRSIDPLLTNNIYALNALVDDTVKNNEDVKYLFIVGENGEVIVSSEKALAVSDELLAANASVAEDGLYRESSKALETDAGRIMDNAAPVFKEGGAEVRVGMGYESVGSFMTDVSSQLLVIVGLVLAVAMAVSYAIVKVTLRPVKDLVGLTERVSEGELGERAHEYNHDEIGRLAESFNRMLDDLQMAEAERNDYVGELADKERILGLLLQKVINAQEDERKRIARELHDETSHSLTAMLIELQELRRGSLTADQEGHAVALKSLIDQALKDINQLAWNLRPSVLDKFGLQVSLERYVEEIEAHHSFSVDLVVQGDAASLPPDVEITIYRLVQEAVTNVVKYAHARELGIMLVVNAAFVSVVVEDDGVGFDVGAVTRLRPGEHLGLLGMDERVSILGGTLDIESSVGGGTTIIAKVPLRDKGASDET, from the coding sequence GTGATCAAAACGATAACCGGCGCCGTTCGCAACGCTTCGCTCCAGATGAAGATGTTCAGCCTCACCGCGGCGGTCGTTGTTGCCGTGGCCGCCTGTTCGTTCGCCTGGATGCAGTCGGCGCTCTCGGGATCGCTCTCGCTTCAGGTTGAAAGCAGGGCGCGGGCTTTGGCTACCTACGTGGCCTCTCGAAGCATCGATCCGCTGCTCACGAACAACATATACGCGCTCAACGCGCTCGTGGACGACACGGTCAAGAACAACGAGGATGTGAAATACCTGTTCATTGTCGGCGAAAACGGCGAGGTGATCGTGAGCTCCGAAAAGGCTTTGGCGGTAAGCGACGAGCTTTTGGCGGCGAACGCATCCGTTGCAGAAGACGGGTTGTATCGCGAGAGCTCGAAGGCCTTGGAGACCGACGCAGGACGCATCATGGACAATGCCGCCCCCGTGTTCAAGGAGGGGGGAGCCGAGGTGCGTGTGGGTATGGGATACGAGTCGGTCGGATCGTTCATGACCGATGTAAGCTCGCAGCTCCTCGTTATCGTCGGACTCGTTTTGGCCGTGGCTATGGCCGTTTCCTATGCCATCGTGAAGGTGACGTTGAGGCCCGTCAAGGACCTCGTAGGGCTGACCGAGCGCGTATCCGAAGGGGAGTTGGGGGAACGCGCACACGAGTACAACCACGATGAGATAGGCAGGCTCGCCGAATCGTTCAACCGCATGCTCGATGATCTGCAGATGGCCGAGGCCGAGCGCAACGATTATGTGGGGGAATTGGCAGACAAGGAGCGGATTCTCGGCCTGTTGCTCCAAAAGGTCATCAACGCGCAGGAGGATGAGAGGAAGCGTATAGCGCGTGAGCTACACGACGAAACGAGCCATTCTCTCACGGCCATGCTGATAGAGTTGCAGGAACTTAGGCGTGGCTCGCTCACCGCCGACCAAGAGGGACATGCGGTGGCGCTCAAGTCGCTCATCGACCAGGCGCTCAAGGACATCAACCAACTCGCCTGGAACCTCCGACCGAGCGTGTTGGACAAATTCGGCCTTCAGGTGTCCCTCGAGCGCTATGTAGAGGAGATCGAGGCGCATCATAGCTTCTCCGTCGATCTGGTGGTTCAGGGAGATGCCGCCTCGCTGCCCCCCGATGTCGAGATCACCATATACCGGTTGGTTCAGGAGGCGGTCACTAACGTGGTGAAGTATGCCCATGCCCGCGAGTTGGGCATCATGCTGGTGGTGAACGCCGCCTTCGTGTCCGTCGTGGTTGAGGACGACGGGGTTGGGTTCGATGTTGGCGCGGTAACAAGGTTGAGGCCGGGCGAGCATCTCGGGCTGCTGGGCATGGACGAGCGCGTTTCGATACTCGGCGGCACGCTTGATATCGAATCGTCCGTCGGCGGGGGCACCACCATCATAGCGAAGGTGCCATTGAGGGATAAGGGGGCATCGGATGAGACGTAG
- a CDS encoding PhnD/SsuA/transferrin family substrate-binding protein: MIDRRCFLGMLLLSGGAVLSSCSNAAGKDSEVIPLFAERKDGDEAASDGAAEKVKVAFAALVSPQESFYKYQNLVNYLEEKIGRSIEVVRRQTYQEVNDLLGAGEVDFGFICSLSYVMGRDEGTLAGIAAPVIGGSSFYRSYLICRTDSGCNMLEDLQGKTFAFTDPLSYTGRLSMLKLLHDQIGADEGFFREVFYTYSHDSSVHAVHLGIVDAASVDGLVYDELAASQSDLVGNVHVIYKGPAAGMPPVVASALADDGLKSSFQNCLLGMVDDERGRIVLEELGYDRFEVPDDTNYEVIREAVAAVGESAVDESGAVRQMRR; this comes from the coding sequence ATGATCGATAGAAGGTGCTTTCTTGGAATGCTGCTCCTGTCGGGCGGGGCGGTCCTTTCGTCCTGCTCGAACGCGGCCGGGAAAGACTCCGAAGTTATTCCCCTGTTCGCAGAGCGAAAGGATGGCGATGAGGCTGCGTCTGATGGCGCTGCCGAAAAGGTGAAGGTGGCGTTCGCTGCCCTCGTCTCTCCCCAAGAGTCGTTCTACAAATACCAGAACTTGGTTAATTACCTGGAAGAGAAGATAGGCCGCAGTATCGAGGTGGTGAGAAGGCAGACTTATCAAGAAGTGAACGACTTGCTTGGGGCGGGCGAGGTAGACTTCGGGTTCATCTGCTCGCTTTCGTATGTGATGGGGCGCGACGAAGGCACGCTTGCGGGCATTGCCGCTCCCGTGATAGGCGGCAGCAGTTTTTACCGATCCTACCTGATCTGTCGCACGGACAGCGGGTGCAATATGCTCGAGGACCTTCAGGGTAAGACGTTCGCCTTTACCGATCCGCTTTCCTACACGGGTCGGCTCTCGATGCTCAAGCTTCTTCACGATCAGATAGGCGCCGACGAGGGATTCTTTCGCGAGGTGTTCTACACCTACAGCCACGACTCCTCCGTGCATGCGGTCCACCTCGGCATCGTCGATGCCGCTTCCGTCGACGGGCTCGTGTACGATGAGCTGGCGGCCTCTCAATCCGACTTGGTGGGCAACGTCCATGTTATCTACAAGGGGCCGGCTGCGGGCATGCCCCCGGTCGTGGCCTCTGCGCTCGCCGATGACGGCCTGAAAAGCTCTTTCCAGAATTGCCTGCTCGGCATGGTCGATGACGAGCGCGGGAGGATCGTTCTCGAAGAGCTCGGCTACGATCGGTTCGAGGTGCCCGACGACACGAACTATGAGGTTATCCGCGAGGCTGTTGCGGCCGTTGGGGAAAGCGCGGTGGACGAGTCGGGTGCGGTTCGGCAGATGCGGAGGTGA
- a CDS encoding molecular chaperone — protein MVFSRECEELAAQAEALRLLSLLFDGPSPSLLPVVESLEGLYRGDREAVELLEGMAESLERDDLVALQVDHARLFIGPFQMIAPPYASLYLEAGDRVDGEVTRRIARRYAEGGLSLLPDEKRPADYVGYLFEFLSYLAFEVVRNGDKGRFSEMDQFAEEYVLGWVPRLFGLMQEGADTRYFKSFGKLGLEHLPIGL, from the coding sequence ATGGTGTTCTCTCGAGAGTGCGAGGAGCTGGCCGCGCAGGCGGAAGCGCTCAGGCTCCTTTCCCTCCTTTTCGATGGCCCCAGTCCCTCCCTGCTGCCGGTTGTCGAGAGTTTGGAAGGACTCTATCGTGGCGACCGTGAAGCTGTTGAGCTGCTCGAGGGCATGGCCGAGTCGCTGGAGCGCGACGATCTTGTCGCGCTCCAAGTGGACCATGCGAGGCTTTTCATCGGCCCCTTCCAGATGATCGCACCGCCCTATGCCTCGCTGTACCTTGAAGCGGGCGATCGGGTCGACGGCGAGGTGACGAGGCGTATTGCGCGACGATACGCAGAAGGTGGCTTGAGTCTCCTGCCGGATGAGAAGCGCCCCGCCGATTACGTCGGCTACCTGTTCGAGTTCCTCTCCTATCTTGCCTTCGAGGTCGTACGCAACGGCGACAAAGGTCGTTTCAGTGAGATGGACCAATTTGCGGAAGAGTATGTGCTCGGCTGGGTGCCTCGCTTGTTCGGACTTATGCAAGAAGGTGCGGACACACGCTATTTCAAGAGCTTTGGGAAGCTTGGTTTGGAGCACCTGCCCATCGGCTTGTAG
- a CDS encoding 4Fe-4S dicluster domain-containing protein has protein sequence MTRYGMVIDLHKCVGCGACQIACKKENNVDTGMFWSHHIIEESGVFPHVRHEYTPTMCNHCADAECVRVCPTSAMHKDENGLTLHEASRCIGCKSCMMACPYNAVSFNRKDVPRSWDDDEPAIPGCTSTAKEQQEKTGVPVPYYNKDREATYPGVREVGTVEKCTMCDHRVKDGLVPYCAEVCPAQARVFGDLGDPESDASRLLVRHGGQVLKPEAGTHPAVYYIRSF, from the coding sequence ATGACTCGCTATGGAATGGTGATCGATCTGCATAAGTGCGTCGGATGCGGCGCTTGCCAGATCGCCTGCAAGAAAGAGAACAACGTGGATACCGGCATGTTCTGGTCCCATCATATCATCGAGGAATCCGGCGTGTTTCCCCATGTGCGCCACGAGTACACCCCTACGATGTGCAATCATTGCGCCGATGCCGAGTGCGTGCGCGTCTGCCCGACGAGCGCCATGCACAAGGATGAAAACGGCCTCACGCTGCACGAGGCAAGCCGCTGCATCGGGTGCAAGAGCTGCATGATGGCGTGCCCCTACAACGCGGTCAGCTTCAATCGCAAGGACGTGCCGCGCTCGTGGGACGATGACGAGCCTGCCATTCCCGGCTGCACGTCAACCGCAAAGGAGCAACAGGAGAAGACGGGAGTGCCGGTTCCGTACTACAACAAGGATCGTGAGGCGACCTATCCCGGGGTGCGCGAAGTCGGCACCGTTGAGAAGTGCACGATGTGCGACCATCGGGTGAAGGATGGCCTCGTGCCCTACTGTGCCGAGGTCTGCCCGGCCCAGGCGCGCGTGTTCGGCGATCTCGGTGATCCAGAAAGCGATGCGTCTCGCCTGCTTGTACGCCATGGAGGCCAGGTGCTCAAGCCCGAGGCGGGCACTCATCCGGCTGTGTACTATATTCGGAGTTTCTAA
- a CDS encoding molybdopterin-dependent oxidoreductase → MKTNITRRGFVQATAATAAAAALAGPTLRAFAEAPSENAAKAEEGGRWVSSACQGCTSWCAVQVYVEDGRAVKVKGNPNSKANRGFICPRPHLAIQQLYDPDRLKGPMKRTNPNKGRDEDPGFVPISWDEAAETIAEKLMELRQTGETHKFMFLKGRSTNNTDVLFKALPQIYGTRNCFAHSTICAEAEKLGAGVTEGYWDYRDYDVANTRYFIMWGTDPIASNRQIANISNHFGDMTDNATVAVVDPRLSATAAKGDEWLPVIPGQDGALASAIAHVILVEGLWNREFVGDFTDGENRFTARVQVDEATFAENRTNGLVKWWNLELFDKTPEWAEPVCGIPADQIYRVARGFAAAAPNATSWMSPGVAMQVRGAYMAMATNALNGLVGSVENVGGPNRAPSVPAGKLPDIKPYQDEVAQAGVKQPFFDRRGTFDFPAVAKGKLHDQVVTNRIADCLNEGEPYDIKVAISYWNNWVYSCTGAQRWEEALAKIPFFVHITLNPAEMSQFADIVLPARHQMFERWGSVTNKQDLHSYTALEQPVVEPLWDTLTDETEIAWLIAEKLADKGFPNVLNYYRECFHDPETDAEPQSGEDLSLFATKLLTKPLWDPSADKKGGDELSGWDEFVEKGIWNSKRQGYREHWDDFGTKTGKYEFYSETLKSILEEHASGFGKTVDELMDELNYQARGEIAFVPHYEEAFREGDEGEYPFIFSEHRSRLNREGRTANTSWYQEFKDVDPGDEPWDDVLKINPADCEALGITSGDPIRVTSVQGSVVVHAKAWEGTRPGVVVKCYGQGHWAYGRIATKDYAAKVPRGGNNNEIIPSNFERISSSTTRHGGLACVKIEKVEEA, encoded by the coding sequence ATGAAAACCAACATCACGCGCCGCGGATTCGTCCAGGCTACGGCTGCGACCGCAGCGGCGGCCGCATTGGCGGGGCCGACGCTGCGCGCCTTCGCCGAGGCGCCGTCCGAAAACGCCGCGAAGGCCGAGGAAGGAGGCAGGTGGGTGTCGTCCGCCTGCCAGGGCTGCACGTCGTGGTGCGCCGTGCAGGTGTACGTGGAGGACGGGCGTGCCGTCAAGGTGAAGGGCAACCCGAACTCGAAGGCGAACCGCGGCTTCATCTGCCCGCGTCCGCACCTGGCCATCCAGCAGCTGTACGACCCCGATAGGCTCAAGGGTCCCATGAAGCGCACGAACCCGAACAAGGGCCGCGACGAAGACCCGGGCTTCGTTCCCATCAGCTGGGACGAGGCGGCCGAGACGATAGCCGAGAAGCTCATGGAGCTGCGGCAGACGGGAGAGACGCACAAGTTCATGTTCCTCAAGGGCCGCTCCACCAACAACACCGACGTGCTCTTCAAAGCGCTGCCCCAGATCTATGGGACCCGCAACTGCTTCGCCCACTCGACGATATGCGCCGAGGCGGAGAAGCTCGGGGCCGGTGTGACCGAGGGCTATTGGGACTACCGCGACTACGACGTGGCGAACACACGGTATTTCATCATGTGGGGAACCGACCCCATCGCCTCGAACCGCCAGATCGCGAACATCAGCAACCATTTCGGGGACATGACCGACAACGCGACGGTGGCGGTCGTCGATCCGCGCCTCTCCGCTACGGCGGCGAAGGGCGACGAATGGCTTCCCGTCATCCCGGGCCAAGATGGGGCGCTGGCCTCTGCCATCGCGCACGTCATACTGGTCGAAGGGCTCTGGAACAGGGAATTTGTTGGCGATTTCACCGATGGCGAGAACCGTTTTACCGCGCGCGTGCAGGTTGACGAGGCAACGTTCGCCGAAAACCGCACGAACGGGCTGGTGAAGTGGTGGAACCTCGAGCTTTTCGATAAGACGCCAGAATGGGCCGAGCCGGTTTGCGGCATTCCGGCCGACCAGATATACCGCGTGGCCCGCGGCTTCGCGGCGGCCGCCCCGAACGCGACGTCTTGGATGTCGCCGGGCGTGGCCATGCAGGTACGCGGCGCCTACATGGCCATGGCCACCAACGCGCTCAACGGGCTCGTGGGCTCGGTGGAGAACGTAGGCGGCCCGAACCGCGCGCCCTCCGTGCCGGCGGGCAAGCTCCCGGACATCAAGCCTTACCAGGATGAAGTTGCCCAAGCGGGTGTCAAGCAGCCGTTTTTCGACCGGCGCGGCACATTCGATTTTCCGGCAGTTGCAAAGGGAAAGCTGCACGATCAGGTTGTCACGAACCGCATCGCAGACTGCCTGAACGAAGGCGAGCCGTACGATATCAAGGTGGCCATCTCCTATTGGAACAACTGGGTGTACTCGTGCACCGGCGCGCAGCGCTGGGAAGAAGCGCTCGCGAAGATCCCCTTCTTCGTGCACATCACGCTCAACCCCGCCGAGATGTCCCAGTTCGCCGACATCGTGCTGCCGGCGCGCCATCAGATGTTCGAGCGGTGGGGCTCGGTGACGAACAAGCAGGACCTCCACTCCTACACGGCGCTCGAGCAGCCGGTTGTCGAGCCCTTGTGGGACACGCTGACCGACGAGACCGAGATCGCGTGGCTCATTGCCGAGAAGCTTGCCGACAAGGGTTTTCCGAACGTGCTCAATTACTACCGGGAATGCTTCCATGACCCCGAGACCGATGCGGAGCCGCAAAGCGGCGAGGACCTGTCGCTTTTCGCCACGAAGCTGCTGACGAAACCGCTTTGGGATCCTTCGGCAGACAAGAAGGGCGGCGACGAGCTCTCCGGTTGGGACGAGTTCGTGGAGAAGGGCATATGGAACAGCAAGAGGCAGGGCTACCGAGAGCATTGGGACGACTTCGGCACCAAGACGGGCAAGTACGAGTTCTACAGCGAAACGCTTAAAAGCATTCTGGAGGAGCACGCCTCAGGGTTTGGGAAAACGGTAGACGAGCTGATGGATGAGCTGAACTACCAAGCGCGCGGCGAAATCGCCTTCGTGCCCCATTACGAGGAGGCGTTCCGTGAGGGTGACGAAGGGGAGTATCCCTTCATATTCAGCGAGCATCGCTCGCGCCTGAATCGCGAAGGGCGGACAGCGAACACCTCGTGGTACCAAGAGTTCAAGGACGTCGATCCGGGCGACGAGCCTTGGGACGATGTGCTCAAGATCAATCCGGCCGACTGCGAAGCCCTTGGGATAACGTCGGGAGATCCGATTCGCGTGACGTCGGTGCAGGGGTCGGTGGTCGTGCATGCCAAGGCGTGGGAGGGCACGCGCCCCGGCGTCGTGGTCAAGTGCTACGGGCAAGGCCACTGGGCGTACGGCCGCATCGCCACCAAGGATTATGCGGCGAAGGTGCCGCGCGGCGGCAACAACAACGAGATCATCCCGTCGAACTTCGAGCGCATCAGCTCGTCGACGACGCGCCACGGGGGCCTCGCCTGCGTGAAGATCGAGAAAGTTGAGGAAGCGTAA